Proteins encoded in a region of the Nicotiana tomentosiformis chromosome 9, ASM39032v3, whole genome shotgun sequence genome:
- the LOC138898938 gene encoding uncharacterized protein — MVAAPAVALPVPPIRGGGRAGRGYPRGGVQVRFYAFSCRMEAVTSNAVITCMVLVCRRDASILFYPGSTYSYVSSYFALYLDISHDSLSSPFYVSMPIGDSIIVDRVYHSCLVVIGGFDTRVDLLLLSMVDFDAILGMDRLLPYHAILDCHAKTITLAMPGLPRLEWRGTLDYVPIAFVRDVSVDTPTVESIPVVRDFPDVFPADLPSMPPDSDIDFGIDLLPGTQPISIPPYRIAPVKLNELKE; from the exons ATGGTTGCTGCTCCAGCTGTCGCTCTACCCGTACCTCCAATTAGGGGTGGGGGACGAGCGGGTAGAGGTTACCCTAGAGGTGGAGTCCAAgtcagattctatgctttttcgtgTAGGATGGAGGCAGTCACTTCAAACGCAGTCATCACATGTATGGTTCTAGTTTGTCgtagagatgcatcaatcttattttatccaggatccacttattcatatgtgtcatcttactttgctctgtatttggacatatctcatgattctttgagttctcctttTTATGTATCCATGCCTataggagattctattattgtggaccgtgtgtatcattcgtgtttagttgttattggtggttttgataccagagttgatctattattacttagtatggtagactttgatgctATCTTGGGCATGGACAGGTTGTTGccttatcatgctattctagattgtcatgccaagacgataACATTGGCcatgccaggtttaccacggttggagtggaggggtactttggattatgttcctataG cctttgtgagagatgttagtgttgatactcctaccgttgagtcaattccggtagtgagagacttcccagatgtattCCCAGCAGATCTTccgagcatgccgcccgatagtgatatcgattttggtattgacttattgccgggcactcagccaatttctattccaccatatcgtattgCCCCAGTGAAGTTGAATGAGTTAAAGGAGTAA